In the genome of Variibacter gotjawalensis, one region contains:
- a CDS encoding branched-chain amino acid ABC transporter permease, with translation MLVTSAIISGLGLGAMYGLIALGFHVTYIVSNTVNFSQGSTVMLGAVLAFTFAVTLGWPMPLAILLAIIGCALFGAVVERTLVRPFASRGSNAWLMATVAGGIVLDNIVLFTFGKEPRALPSPLAIKPVDIFGAGVYPLQLVIPVVGLAFAVALHFAATRTRYGKALLAVVQNTDAARLMGIDVRRAIVFSYILSAALAGIAGVLIAPLFSVNSDMGTLFGIKAFAVAILGGITSAWGVVLAGLIFGLIETLTTAFLGSSHTQIISFSVVILALAFMPNGLLGRAAVNKV, from the coding sequence ATGCTCGTTACCTCCGCGATCATCTCGGGCCTTGGCCTTGGCGCCATGTATGGGCTGATCGCGCTTGGTTTCCACGTCACCTACATCGTCTCCAACACGGTCAACTTCTCGCAAGGGTCGACCGTCATGTTGGGGGCGGTGCTCGCCTTCACCTTCGCGGTGACGCTCGGCTGGCCGATGCCGCTCGCCATCCTGCTGGCGATCATCGGCTGCGCGCTGTTCGGCGCCGTCGTCGAGCGCACGCTGGTGCGCCCCTTCGCGAGCCGTGGCTCCAACGCGTGGCTGATGGCGACGGTTGCGGGCGGCATCGTGCTCGACAACATCGTGCTTTTCACATTCGGCAAGGAGCCGCGCGCCCTGCCCTCGCCGCTTGCGATCAAGCCGGTCGATATTTTTGGCGCCGGCGTCTACCCGCTGCAGCTCGTCATTCCGGTGGTCGGCCTCGCTTTTGCGGTGGCGCTGCATTTTGCCGCGACGCGCACGCGCTACGGCAAGGCGCTGCTCGCCGTCGTGCAGAACACCGACGCGGCACGGCTGATGGGTATCGACGTTCGCCGCGCGATCGTCTTCTCCTACATTCTCTCGGCCGCGCTTGCCGGCATAGCGGGCGTGCTGATCGCGCCGCTGTTCAGCGTCAACTCGGATATGGGCACGCTGTTCGGCATCAAGGCCTTTGCGGTCGCGATCCTCGGCGGCATCACGTCGGCTTGGGGTGTCGTGCTGGCGGGTTTGATCTTCGGACTGATCGAAACGCTGACGACAGCGTTTCTCGGTTCCTCGCACACGCAGATCATCTCGTTCTCGGTGGTGATCCTCGCGCTCGCCTTCATGCCGAACGGGCTACTCGGCCGCGCCGCCGTCAACAAGGTCTGA
- a CDS encoding ABC transporter substrate-binding protein — MTHKLGAWNRRAILAGGLVLLAGLPAQAQSTIKFGLVAAMSGQSAKSGEAIVRGLSLAIDEINAAGGLNGSKVELVVRDDESNPAKGATAARELVQREKVAALIGGLDTPVSIAIVPYANSAKVPFMGVWAAGTPITRNGAADNYAFRVSAVDEIVDEAMLAYAIKKYGVKKPGMILINNPWGESNEAGLKKALAAKGIPYAAIEKFETGDVDVVPQLTRLKQAGADALFLVANVAPSSQVVKSLDRMGWDVPIVSHWGPAGGRFSELAGPSASKVHFIQTYSFSGKLSPKGEAVLAALKKKYPEIKSMADVTPAVGIANAYDAMHLLGLAVTKASSSDGTKVRDALYQIEKYEGLIKTYQKPFSKENHDALGADDYVFTYFKDGEILPLTN; from the coding sequence ATGACCCATAAACTCGGCGCGTGGAACCGGCGCGCGATCCTCGCCGGCGGCCTCGTCCTGCTGGCCGGCCTCCCGGCGCAGGCCCAGAGCACCATCAAATTCGGCCTCGTCGCCGCGATGTCGGGACAATCGGCGAAATCCGGCGAAGCCATTGTGCGCGGCCTTTCGCTCGCGATCGATGAGATCAATGCGGCCGGCGGCCTCAACGGCAGCAAGGTCGAGCTCGTCGTGCGCGACGACGAAAGCAATCCGGCGAAGGGCGCAACCGCGGCGCGCGAACTCGTTCAGCGCGAGAAGGTTGCGGCGCTGATCGGCGGCCTCGATACGCCGGTGTCCATCGCGATCGTGCCGTATGCGAATTCCGCCAAGGTGCCGTTCATGGGCGTTTGGGCTGCCGGCACGCCGATCACCCGCAACGGCGCGGCCGACAATTATGCGTTCCGCGTTTCGGCCGTCGATGAGATCGTCGACGAAGCGATGCTCGCCTATGCGATCAAGAAGTACGGCGTGAAGAAGCCGGGCATGATCCTCATCAACAACCCCTGGGGCGAATCCAACGAGGCGGGCCTCAAGAAGGCGCTCGCCGCCAAGGGCATCCCGTATGCGGCGATCGAGAAATTCGAGACGGGCGATGTCGACGTCGTGCCGCAACTGACGCGCCTCAAGCAGGCCGGCGCCGACGCGCTGTTCCTCGTCGCCAACGTTGCGCCCTCCTCGCAGGTCGTCAAATCGCTCGACCGCATGGGCTGGGATGTGCCGATCGTCTCGCATTGGGGACCGGCCGGCGGCCGTTTCTCGGAGCTCGCGGGCCCGAGCGCCTCGAAGGTGCATTTCATCCAGACCTACTCCTTCTCCGGCAAGCTCTCGCCGAAGGGTGAGGCGGTGCTCGCCGCGCTGAAGAAGAAGTATCCGGAGATCAAGTCGATGGCCGACGTGACACCGGCTGTAGGTATCGCGAATGCCTACGACGCGATGCACCTCCTCGGCCTCGCGGTGACGAAAGCCAGCAGCAGCGACGGCACCAAGGTGCGCGATGCGCTTTATCAGATCGAGAAATACGAAGGTCTGATCAAGACGTATCAGAAGCCGTTCTCGAAGGAGAACCACGACGCGCTCGGCGCCGACGATTACGTCTTCACTTACTTCAAGGACGGCGAAATTCTGCCGCTGACGAACTAA
- a CDS encoding aspartate aminotransferase family protein codes for MTHILHRNIRPTMPTAASSKGIRITDTNGKEYIDASGGAAVSCLGHAHPDVTKALHEQLDQLAYAHTSFFTTSVAEELADTLIKDAPDGISHVYFLSGGSEAIETALKIARQYFVEIGQPQRRYVIARDQSYHGNTLGALATGGHAGRRKMFAPMLFETHHIAPCYEYRHRQAGESLEAYGERAANLLEAKIQELGAENVIAFVAETVGGATVGAIAPAPGYFKRIREICDRHGILLILDEVMCGMGRTGTLHACEQDGIAPDIMTIAKGLGGGYQPIGATLMQQKIFDAFDKGGNFLHGHTYVGHPMACAAGLAVQKVIKRDKLLDNVKQMGGLLHRRLSERFGNHPHVGDIRGRGLFQAIELVADRSSKTPFDAKRNLHARVKAAAMARGLMCYPSGGTADGKNGDHVLLAPPFIVDAVAIDAIVERLGDAVDAAVAEVS; via the coding sequence ATGACTCATATCCTTCACCGCAATATCCGTCCGACGATGCCGACCGCTGCGAGCAGCAAGGGTATCCGCATCACGGACACCAACGGGAAGGAATATATCGATGCCTCCGGTGGTGCCGCGGTGTCCTGCCTCGGCCATGCCCATCCGGATGTGACGAAGGCGCTGCACGAGCAGCTCGACCAACTTGCCTATGCGCACACCAGCTTTTTCACGACGAGCGTTGCCGAGGAACTCGCCGACACACTCATCAAGGACGCGCCGGACGGCATCTCGCACGTCTACTTTCTCTCCGGCGGCTCGGAGGCGATCGAGACCGCTCTAAAGATCGCGCGTCAGTATTTTGTCGAGATCGGCCAGCCGCAGCGGCGCTACGTCATCGCGCGCGATCAGAGCTATCACGGCAACACGCTCGGCGCTTTGGCGACCGGCGGCCATGCGGGACGGCGCAAGATGTTCGCGCCGATGCTGTTCGAAACGCATCATATCGCGCCGTGCTACGAGTATCGTCATCGCCAGGCCGGTGAGAGCCTCGAAGCCTACGGCGAGCGCGCCGCGAATTTGCTCGAAGCGAAGATCCAAGAACTCGGCGCCGAGAACGTGATTGCATTCGTCGCCGAGACGGTCGGCGGCGCGACGGTCGGCGCCATCGCGCCCGCGCCGGGCTATTTCAAGCGCATCCGCGAGATCTGCGACCGCCATGGCATTCTACTGATCCTCGACGAAGTGATGTGCGGCATGGGCCGCACCGGCACGCTGCATGCCTGCGAGCAGGATGGCATCGCGCCTGACATCATGACGATCGCGAAAGGCCTCGGCGGCGGCTATCAGCCGATCGGCGCGACGCTGATGCAGCAGAAAATCTTCGACGCCTTCGACAAAGGCGGCAACTTCCTGCACGGCCACACTTACGTCGGCCACCCGATGGCCTGCGCGGCTGGCCTCGCAGTCCAGAAAGTCATCAAGCGCGACAAGCTGCTCGACAACGTGAAACAGATGGGCGGGCTCCTCCATCGCCGCCTGTCCGAGCGTTTCGGCAATCACCCGCATGTCGGCGATATTCGCGGCCGCGGACTGTTCCAGGCGATCGAGCTTGTCGCCGACCGCTCGTCGAAGACGCCGTTCGACGCGAAACGCAATCTCCACGCGCGCGTAAAGGCCGCCGCCATGGCCCGCGGGCTGATGTGCTACCCCTCGGGCGGCACCGCCGACGGCAAGAACGGCGATCACGTTTTGCTCGCGCCGCCCTTCATCGTCGACGCTGTTGCCATCGATGCGATCGTAGAGCGCCTCGGCGATGCGGTCGATGCGGCCGTCGCCGAAGTATCGTGA
- a CDS encoding branched-chain amino acid ABC transporter ATP-binding protein/permease: MAKSGYQSLLILALTAAALAFATYSEGYTPFVLALVALATIVGVGLNILVGLAGQMSFGHVAFYAIGAYTVGVLTLKHVDFWIALPLAGLVAALLGAALALPALRITGPYLAMVTIAFAFIVQHVLIEWKPVTGGQNGLMGLQAPHLFGKIFGEREMGMLAIVIAGISTYLFARIAASAWGKAMLAVANSETAARSIGLNPTTIKTLAFALSAFFAGIAGGIFAPLLMFISPESFPFSQSILFLLAVVVGGAGWVLGPAVGAAVSVVAPELLSSFAEYRLLFFGVLLLVVLWLAPSGILGSLQRFWPRAAARLANADGFDAVAWLRQADTSAALSVAGLGIQFGGIRAAHDVSFTAQPGQVTSVIGPNGAGKTTVLNMIGGFYKPTAGNVTLAGNELAGEPAWRVARSGIARTYQTTRLFEAMSVLDNVLLALRRGKLGSLVMPLDRAEARQIAEALIAFVGYRGSIEELAGNLPHVDRRLVEIARALAAQPRVLLLDEPAAGLMRREKEELSLLLRRIADAGVAVILVEHDMALVMGISDHIVVLDAGQRIADGKPADVRQDPKVLRAYLGGTEMRERPRMFDLKASDRPLFAIEKLTAGYGAAPVLNEISLDIKAGEMVAMLGANGAGKSTTMRAASGLLRPVVGAIMLDGESIERTEAHRLPAKGLVLVPEGRQVFPELSVRDNLRLGGFWRSDVDESEIEALLDRFPRLRERIDQRAGLLSGGEQQMLAIARGLMAKPRVLLLDEPSLGLAPAIINEVFDILSELRDEDVTILLVDQMAAMALTVADRGYVIESGRIVRSGDPDTLRGDKALEAAYLGKVEAAE; encoded by the coding sequence ATGGCGAAGAGCGGCTACCAGTCTCTCCTCATTCTCGCGCTCACAGCGGCGGCGCTTGCCTTCGCGACCTACTCGGAGGGCTATACGCCGTTCGTGCTCGCGCTTGTCGCGCTGGCAACGATCGTCGGCGTTGGCCTCAACATTTTGGTCGGTCTCGCCGGACAGATGTCGTTCGGCCACGTCGCGTTCTACGCGATCGGCGCTTACACGGTCGGCGTACTGACCTTGAAGCACGTCGACTTCTGGATCGCGTTGCCGCTCGCCGGGCTCGTCGCCGCATTGCTCGGCGCAGCGCTCGCGCTGCCGGCATTGCGCATCACCGGCCCCTATCTCGCGATGGTCACCATCGCGTTCGCGTTCATCGTCCAGCATGTGCTGATCGAATGGAAGCCTGTCACGGGCGGCCAGAACGGACTGATGGGGCTGCAGGCGCCGCATCTTTTTGGCAAGATATTCGGCGAACGCGAGATGGGCATGTTGGCGATCGTGATCGCGGGCATCTCGACATATCTCTTTGCGCGGATCGCGGCGAGCGCGTGGGGCAAGGCAATGCTTGCGGTCGCGAACAGCGAGACCGCGGCGCGCTCGATCGGCCTCAACCCGACAACGATCAAGACGCTGGCTTTCGCACTCTCTGCCTTCTTCGCCGGCATCGCGGGCGGCATCTTCGCGCCACTGTTGATGTTCATCTCGCCTGAGTCGTTCCCGTTCTCACAGTCGATCCTGTTCCTGCTCGCCGTCGTGGTCGGCGGTGCCGGCTGGGTGCTCGGACCGGCGGTCGGCGCAGCCGTCAGCGTCGTCGCGCCGGAGCTGCTTTCGAGTTTCGCGGAATACCGCCTTCTCTTCTTCGGCGTGTTGCTGCTCGTCGTGTTGTGGCTGGCGCCGAGCGGCATTCTCGGCAGCCTGCAGCGGTTTTGGCCACGGGCCGCCGCGCGTCTTGCCAATGCCGACGGGTTCGACGCGGTCGCTTGGTTGCGTCAGGCCGACACCAGCGCGGCTCTTTCGGTGGCCGGTCTCGGGATCCAGTTCGGCGGCATTCGCGCGGCGCATGACGTGAGCTTCACGGCGCAGCCCGGTCAGGTCACCAGCGTGATCGGGCCGAACGGCGCCGGTAAAACGACCGTGCTCAACATGATCGGCGGCTTCTACAAGCCGACCGCCGGCAACGTGACGCTCGCGGGCAACGAACTCGCCGGCGAACCCGCGTGGCGCGTCGCGCGCAGTGGCATTGCGCGCACGTATCAGACGACGCGGCTCTTCGAGGCGATGAGCGTGCTCGACAACGTGCTGCTCGCGCTGCGGCGCGGCAAGCTCGGCTCGCTGGTGATGCCGCTCGACCGCGCCGAGGCGCGGCAGATCGCCGAAGCGCTGATCGCTTTCGTTGGCTATCGCGGCTCAATCGAGGAACTTGCCGGCAATCTGCCGCACGTCGATCGCCGCCTCGTCGAGATTGCGCGCGCGCTCGCGGCACAGCCGCGCGTGCTGCTGCTCGACGAACCGGCCGCCGGCCTGATGCGACGCGAGAAGGAAGAACTGTCGCTGCTGCTCCGCCGGATCGCAGATGCGGGCGTCGCCGTGATCTTGGTCGAGCACGATATGGCGCTTGTGATGGGCATCTCGGATCACATCGTGGTGCTCGATGCCGGTCAGCGTATCGCCGACGGCAAGCCCGCCGACGTGCGGCAGGACCCGAAGGTGCTGCGCGCCTATCTCGGCGGCACCGAGATGCGCGAGCGCCCGCGCATGTTCGATCTGAAAGCTTCGGATCGCCCTTTGTTCGCGATAGAAAAGCTCACGGCTGGTTACGGCGCCGCGCCGGTGCTCAACGAGATCAGCCTCGACATCAAAGCCGGCGAGATGGTCGCGATGCTCGGCGCGAACGGCGCCGGCAAGTCGACGACGATGCGCGCGGCTTCCGGCCTGCTTCGCCCTGTCGTCGGCGCCATCATGCTGGATGGCGAGTCGATCGAGAGGACCGAAGCGCACCGCCTGCCCGCCAAGGGGCTCGTCTTGGTGCCGGAAGGCCGTCAGGTGTTTCCGGAACTCTCGGTGCGCGACAATCTGCGGCTCGGTGGGTTCTGGCGTTCCGACGTCGACGAGAGCGAGATCGAAGCGCTGCTTGACCGCTTCCCGCGCTTGCGCGAGCGCATCGATCAGCGCGCCGGGCTGTTGTCCGGCGGTGAGCAACAGATGCTCGCGATCGCGCGCGGGCTGATGGCAAAGCCGCGCGTTCTGCTGCTCGACGAGCCGTCGCTCGGCCTTGCGCCTGCGATCATCAACGAAGTGTTCGACATTCTCTCCGAGCTGCGCGACGAAGACGTCACGATCCTACTCGTCGACCAAATGGCCGCGATGGCGCTGACGGTGGCGGATCGCGGCTATGTCATCGAGTCGGGTCGCATCGTGCGTTCGGGCGATCCGGATACGCTGCGCGGCGATAAAGCCCTCGAGGCGGCTTATCTCGGCAAGGTCGAGGCGGCGGAGTAG
- the ureG gene encoding urease accessory protein UreG: MSNHGPLRVGVGGPVGSGKTALMDALCKRLRDRYEIAAITNDIYTKWDAEYLVRSGALDADRIAGVETGGCPHTAIREDASINLAAVADMRQKFPNLDLVLIESGGDNLAATFSPELADITIYVIDVAAGEKIPSKGGPGITRSDLLVINKTDLAPHVGASLDVMDRDSKRMRGQRPFVFTNLKTGDGIEAVTKFVEERGGLSS; encoded by the coding sequence ATGAGTAACCACGGTCCTCTTCGCGTCGGCGTCGGCGGTCCGGTCGGCTCCGGCAAAACCGCGCTGATGGATGCGCTCTGCAAACGCCTGCGCGATCGTTACGAGATCGCCGCGATCACCAACGACATCTACACGAAGTGGGACGCCGAATATCTGGTCCGCTCCGGCGCGCTCGACGCTGATCGGATCGCAGGCGTCGAAACCGGCGGCTGCCCGCATACCGCGATCCGCGAGGATGCGTCGATCAACCTCGCGGCCGTCGCCGACATGCGGCAGAAATTTCCGAACCTCGATCTCGTGTTGATCGAGTCGGGCGGCGACAATCTCGCGGCGACCTTCTCGCCGGAGCTCGCTGACATCACGATCTACGTCATCGACGTTGCGGCCGGCGAAAAGATCCCGTCGAAAGGCGGCCCAGGCATCACGCGTTCGGATTTGCTGGTGATCAACAAAACTGACCTTGCACCGCATGTCGGCGCATCGCTCGACGTGATGGATCGCGACTCCAAGCGCATGCGCGGCCAGCGACCGTTCGTGTTCACGAACTTGAAAACCGGCGACGGCATCGAAGCTGTCACGAAATTCGTCGAAGAGCGCGGCGGGCTTTCGTCGTAG
- a CDS encoding serine hydrolase domain-containing protein, whose amino-acid sequence MLRSYRAAALSAAFVIVAHAAAAQSPAPPQSAAASDPKTNGVMQGFPPAPDKLVRFGDGSSSRFPGTRWSFNHIRELVPTAGVWRGEGVPSKLPRALRDLDGIAITTLDGKQITFADVPALTYADGLLVMHKGAIVYEKYFGEGAAHRPHLAFSVTKSFVGTLAATLVAKGKLDPASPVTRYVPELASSAYGDATVRQVMDMTIGVKYSENYSDPKAEVFDYARAGGMLPQPPGYAGPKTSFEFLVKLEKEGAHDDAFAYKTSNAEVLAGIVKRASGQSMADLLSTEIWQKLGAEEDAYFMVDSIGTESGGGGLATTLRDLARFGEMIRNNGRFNGQQIVPEEAVADIRKSGDPAKFAKAGYPLLKGWAYRNMWWMTNNANGAFVARGIYGQAIYVDPKAEMVVVRYASHPQAANGVNDPVTLPTYEALAKTLGQ is encoded by the coding sequence ATGCTTCGCTCGTATCGCGCCGCCGCGCTGTCGGCGGCTTTCGTTATCGTGGCCCACGCCGCCGCAGCCCAATCTCCCGCGCCGCCGCAGAGCGCTGCCGCCAGCGACCCTAAGACAAACGGCGTGATGCAGGGCTTTCCGCCGGCGCCCGACAAGCTCGTCCGCTTCGGCGATGGCTCGAGTAGCCGCTTTCCGGGCACGCGCTGGAGCTTCAACCACATCCGCGAACTCGTGCCGACCGCCGGCGTCTGGCGGGGCGAAGGCGTCCCATCGAAGCTGCCGCGCGCGCTGCGCGATCTCGACGGCATCGCGATCACGACGCTCGACGGCAAGCAGATCACCTTCGCGGATGTGCCCGCGCTGACTTACGCCGACGGCCTGCTGGTGATGCACAAAGGCGCGATCGTCTACGAGAAATACTTCGGCGAAGGTGCTGCGCACCGGCCGCATCTCGCATTCTCGGTGACGAAGTCTTTTGTCGGTACACTTGCCGCGACGCTCGTCGCGAAGGGCAAGCTCGACCCCGCTTCGCCGGTGACGCGCTACGTGCCCGAGCTGGCGTCGTCCGCTTATGGCGACGCGACGGTGCGTCAGGTCATGGATATGACCATCGGCGTCAAATACTCGGAGAACTATTCGGACCCGAAAGCCGAAGTGTTTGACTACGCGCGCGCCGGCGGCATGCTGCCGCAACCTCCCGGCTATGCGGGGCCGAAGACGTCCTTCGAATTTCTCGTGAAGCTCGAAAAGGAAGGCGCGCATGACGACGCCTTCGCTTACAAAACGTCGAACGCGGAAGTTCTCGCCGGGATCGTCAAACGCGCGAGCGGACAGTCGATGGCGGACCTGCTCTCGACCGAAATCTGGCAGAAGCTCGGCGCGGAAGAAGACGCCTACTTCATGGTCGACAGTATCGGCACGGAATCAGGCGGCGGCGGGCTCGCGACGACGCTGCGCGATCTCGCACGCTTCGGCGAGATGATCCGCAACAACGGTCGCTTCAACGGCCAGCAGATCGTTCCGGAGGAAGCGGTCGCGGATATTCGCAAGAGCGGCGATCCGGCGAAGTTCGCCAAGGCGGGTTATCCGCTGCTCAAGGGTTGGGCCTATCGCAACATGTGGTGGATGACGAACAACGCCAACGGCGCTTTCGTCGCGCGCGGCATCTATGGCCAGGCGATCTACGTCGATCCGAAGGCCGAGATGGTTGTCGTCCGCTATGCGTCGCATCCGCAGGCTGCAAACGGCGTGAACGATCCCGTGACGCTGCCGACCTACGAAGCGCTCGCGAAAACGCTGGGGCAGTAG
- a CDS encoding urease accessory protein UreE, producing MSRPRAFAVKPAGKLAQEPFDFVELPHDGRYRRRITMRTEGDLVFLLDLEEAVHLRHGDGLVLDDGRIIGVVAADEPVAEITASDAHHLTRLAWHIGNRHVPAQILADRIRIAPDPIIEEMARGLGGTVESLLAQFDPEGGAYEAAEAHGHAHAHSAHSHSHSHAHAHSHSHSHDHGQDRSHVHGPGCGHDHVHDENCGHGHAHDHAHDHAHHHGHAHKS from the coding sequence ATGTCCCGTCCCCGCGCTTTCGCGGTCAAGCCCGCCGGCAAGCTCGCCCAAGAGCCGTTCGATTTCGTCGAATTGCCGCATGACGGCCGCTACCGCCGCCGCATCACGATGCGCACCGAGGGCGATCTCGTGTTCCTGCTCGATCTCGAAGAGGCTGTGCATCTGCGCCACGGCGACGGCCTTGTGCTCGATGATGGTCGCATCATCGGCGTCGTCGCGGCGGATGAGCCGGTCGCCGAGATCACGGCGAGCGACGCGCACCATCTGACGCGGCTCGCCTGGCACATCGGCAATCGCCACGTGCCGGCGCAGATTCTGGCCGACCGTATCCGCATCGCTCCCGATCCCATCATCGAAGAGATGGCGCGCGGCCTTGGCGGCACGGTGGAGAGCCTGTTGGCGCAGTTCGATCCGGAAGGCGGTGCTTACGAGGCCGCCGAAGCGCACGGCCACGCTCATGCGCACAGCGCGCATAGCCATTCGCATAGTCACGCGCATGCGCACAGTCATTCGCATTCGCACGATCATGGCCAAGATCGCAGCCACGTGCATGGCCCGGGCTGCGGCCACGATCACGTGCACGACGAGAATTGCGGCCACGGTCATGCTCATGACCATGCGCACGATCACGCGCATCATCACGGCCACGCGCATAAATCATGA
- a CDS encoding urease accessory protein UreF: MTPWREPDQLSLAKLMAWLSPSYPVGAFSYSGGIEWAVETGDIASAATLEAWIAALLRDGGAFCDAVFFIHAYRAVNDEQDATLRGVAELAAAFTPSKERHLETTAQGRAFFDTTCKVWPCPALDRLARVWDGPIAYPIAVGVTCAGHDIPLPQALTAYLHALVANYISAGVRLVPLGQTDGQRVLAAMTPVIAETCERALVARLNDVGGATFRADLASLHHETQYTRLFRS, translated from the coding sequence ATGACGCCGTGGCGTGAGCCGGATCAGCTCTCGCTCGCCAAATTGATGGCGTGGCTGTCGCCGTCCTATCCGGTCGGCGCATTCTCATACTCCGGCGGCATCGAGTGGGCGGTCGAAACCGGCGACATCGCGAGCGCCGCGACGCTCGAAGCCTGGATCGCCGCTTTGCTGCGCGACGGCGGCGCATTCTGCGACGCGGTCTTCTTCATCCACGCGTATCGCGCCGTGAATGACGAGCAGGACGCGACGCTGCGCGGCGTCGCGGAGCTTGCCGCAGCCTTCACGCCATCGAAAGAGCGCCACCTGGAGACGACCGCGCAAGGGCGCGCCTTCTTCGACACGACATGCAAGGTGTGGCCTTGCCCGGCGCTCGATCGGCTCGCGCGCGTGTGGGACGGGCCGATCGCCTATCCGATCGCCGTCGGTGTGACATGCGCGGGTCATGATATCCCTCTGCCGCAAGCGCTGACGGCTTATCTGCATGCGCTGGTCGCGAACTACATCTCGGCCGGCGTGCGCCTCGTGCCGCTGGGCCAAACCGACGGCCAACGCGTACTCGCCGCGATGACGCCGGTGATCGCCGAAACGTGCGAGCGCGCTTTGGTCGCGCGGCTCAACGATGTCGGCGGCGCGACGTTCCGCGCCGATCTCGCAAGCCTTCATCACGAAACGCAGTACACAAGACTGTTCAGGAGCTGA
- a CDS encoding enoyl-CoA hydratase/isomerase family protein has translation MSDGEVRLVREGPVAYVTFDRPQARNAMTWKMYNEFVAICNELRNDKSVRTAVFRGAGGKAFIAGTDIAQFLEFKKPEDGLAYEKKIEGFLTGLETLGIPTIAVVEGFAVGGGMAIASVCDFRVATPGTKFGVPIARTLGNCMSTGNVARLVANVGPAVAKRMLLLGELLTAEAAERLGFVHAVVPPEEIDARVKEMTDRLVKNAPITMRVSKEALRRSTEAFVLDGEDLVRETYGSNDFREGVKAFTEKREPQWTNT, from the coding sequence ATGAGCGATGGTGAAGTGCGGCTCGTCCGCGAAGGCCCAGTGGCTTACGTAACGTTCGACCGGCCGCAGGCGCGCAACGCCATGACGTGGAAGATGTACAACGAGTTCGTCGCGATCTGTAACGAACTGCGGAACGACAAGAGCGTGCGCACGGCCGTATTCCGCGGCGCCGGCGGCAAGGCGTTCATCGCCGGCACCGACATCGCGCAGTTCCTCGAATTCAAGAAGCCGGAAGACGGCCTCGCCTACGAGAAGAAGATCGAAGGCTTTCTGACCGGCCTCGAGACGCTGGGCATTCCGACCATCGCGGTCGTCGAAGGCTTCGCGGTCGGCGGCGGTATGGCAATCGCTTCGGTCTGTGACTTCCGCGTCGCAACGCCTGGCACCAAGTTCGGCGTGCCGATCGCGCGCACGCTCGGCAACTGCATGTCGACCGGTAACGTCGCGCGCCTCGTTGCCAACGTAGGCCCGGCTGTCGCAAAGCGCATGCTGCTGCTCGGCGAATTGCTCACGGCGGAAGCCGCCGAGCGTCTCGGCTTCGTGCACGCCGTCGTCCCGCCGGAAGAGATCGATGCGCGCGTCAAGGAGATGACGGACCGCCTCGTCAAGAACGCGCCGATCACGATGCGCGTTTCGAAAGAGGCACTTCGCCGGTCGACGGAAGCTTTCGTACTCGATGGCGAAGATCTTGTCCGCGAGACATACGGCAGCAACGATTTCCGCGAAGGCGTCAAAGCTTTCACGGAAAAGCGCGAGCCGCAGTGGACGAACACCTAA
- a CDS encoding nuclear transport factor 2 family protein: MSKPLPKVTDETAAAADIVERFLVASMVPDPETAATFISPELKITFTGGRKYSHPRETAAFNAGRYKWVKKKMDRTDVSPGVGETIVYNTGTLYGEWPDGTPFEGNRYVDRFVVRDGKIVQMDVWNDSAERLLTRHGIKA; encoded by the coding sequence ATGAGCAAACCGCTTCCCAAGGTCACCGACGAGACCGCCGCCGCTGCCGATATCGTCGAACGCTTCCTGGTCGCCTCGATGGTGCCGGACCCGGAGACCGCCGCGACCTTCATCAGTCCAGAGCTGAAGATCACCTTCACGGGCGGCCGCAAATACTCCCACCCGCGCGAGACCGCGGCGTTCAACGCCGGCCGTTACAAGTGGGTGAAGAAGAAGATGGATCGCACGGACGTCTCGCCTGGTGTCGGCGAAACGATCGTCTACAACACCGGCACGCTTTACGGCGAATGGCCGGACGGCACGCCGTTCGAAGGCAACCGCTACGTCGATCGCTTCGTCGTGCGCGACGGCAAGATCGTCCAAATGGATGTTTGGAATGACAGCGCCGAGCGCTTGCTCACGCGCCACGGCATCAAGGCGTAA